In Topomyia yanbarensis strain Yona2022 chromosome 2, ASM3024719v1, whole genome shotgun sequence, one DNA window encodes the following:
- the LOC131679466 gene encoding neural-cadherin-like, which yields MGKLGAAADGMRCPSSSAQGCSQRLPYRHPVQRSHRLKLLSVSMLAIVVVLVLNLNVVIVSCKHHRHHSASNEEFKFDPTNSFISLVLPHDTYPGYSIQKFTANFTSPNSPFSSISSYSSKPLNYRLLETDYSKYFTVLDDGMVMTTSDLSPLVNRPVKLVVLEETPNSTATHQLQLYIMNRKDMLHFPSALGETVGELSENKNAGTRVRELPLLQANSARGAKSVIYSIVHGNNGREFALEDSSSGEIKNTVRIDDTRKHGVWLVSNKPLDREAKDEYNIVVEATDSKKINRAEVKLQIKILDVNDNHPVFTKPDYRFTVNGVKSTNAYGNETITWERFTSFGKVEAKDADGDKVAYRLTNPSNMVVIVPQTGELLLAGEPDMSELFIDVEAHDIRTPSLTSEKPARVLIEFVAPDPVPVVMQHLNHEYQHSHRRDKRRVTRAVRPTKRIDFTEAEGDTEGRNVFQLEKETDRETFKIRDENPWVTVETNGAVRVKKKWDYEELGPEKTIDFWVIITNQGHNGECWIFAVLYLLVFLFVGYHLGGF from the coding sequence ATGGGGAAGCTCGGAGCGGCCGCCGACGGAATGCGGTGCCCGAGCAGTTCGGCCCAGGGGTGTAGTCAACGGTTGCCGTACCGTCACCCAGTGCAACGTAGTCATCGATTAAAATTACTCAGTGTTTCAATGTTAGCCATCGTAGTAGTGTTAGTGTTAAATCTCAATGTTGTCATAGTATCGTGTAAGCACCATCGCCATCATAGCGCTAGCAACGAAGAGTTCAAGTTCGATCCAACGAACAGCTTTATAAGCTTAGTCCTGCCACATGACACATATCCGGGCTATAGCATCCAGAAGTTCACCGCTAACTTCACCAGTCCGAACTCGCCGTTCTCGTCGATTTCGTCCTATTCGTCCAAGCCGCTCAACTATCGGCTACTGGAGACGGACTACTCCAAATACTTTACTGTACTGGATGACGGAATGGTTATGACCACTTCCGATCTCTCCCCGCTAGTCAACCGGCCGGTCAAACTGGTCGTTCTGGAGGAGACCCCTAACTCAACTGCCACCCATCAGCTACAGCTGTACATTATGAACCGCAAGGATATGCTACATTTCCCCAGTGCTCTCGGTGAAACGGTCGGTGAAttgagtgaaaataaaaacgccGGTACGCGAGTTCGTGAACTTCCGCTTCTGCAGGCAAATTCCGCGCGCGGTGCCAAATCGGTTATCTACTCGATCGTACACGGTAACAATGGTCGCGAATTCGCACTGGAGGACAGTAGCAGCGGAGAGATCAAGAACACCGTTCGAATCGATGACACACGTAAGCACGGTGTTTGGTTGGTTTCGAACAAGCCATTGGATCGTGAAGCCAAGGACGAATACAATATCGTGGTGGAAGCTACGGATTCAAAGAAAATTAATAGAGCAGAAGTTAAACTGCAAATTAAGATTTTGGACGTAAATGATAATCATCCCGTGTTCACCAAGCCAGACTACCGTTTCACGGTAAATGGTGTCAAATCAACGAACGCCTATGGCAATGAAACCATCACCTGGGAACGATTCACCAGCTTTGGAAAGGTCGAAGCCAAAGACGCCGACGGAGACAAGGTGGCATACCGTCTGACGAACCCCAGTAATATGGTGGTAATTGTCCCGCAAACCGGTGAACTGCTGCTAGCCGGTGAACCGGACATGTCCGAACTGTTCATCGACGTGGAGGCCCATGACATTCGCACGCCTAGTTTGACAAGTGAAAAACCAGCTCGCGTACTGATCGAATTCGTTGCACCGGATCCGGTTCCGGTGGTGATGCAACATCTGAACCACGAGTATCAACATTCCCATCGGAGAGACAAACGGCGTGTCACCCGTGCAGTTCGACCTACCAAACGGATCGATTTCACCGAAGCCGAGGGTGACACGGAAGGCCGCAATGTGTTCCAGCTGGAGAAGGAAACGGATCGGGAAACGTTCAAGATCCGGGACGAGAACCCGTGGGTTACGGTCGAAACTAATGGTGCCGTTCGCGTTAAGAAGAAGTGGGACTACGAAGAGCTGGGACCGGAGAAGACGATCGACTTCTGGGTTATCATCACCAATCAGGGACATAATGGTGAGTGTTGGATTTTTGCAGTTTTGTATTTGctagtttttttatttgtggGTTATCATCTGGGTGGGTTTTAA